A genomic segment from Salvia splendens isolate huo1 chromosome 13, SspV2, whole genome shotgun sequence encodes:
- the LOC121761917 gene encoding uncharacterized protein LOC121761917: MELRSCSGKHFIQTIRGGLVIKVCNSNANGRTVARTKILNDVYVSEDAKRLQKPPSGSMLDYKPVKLERPCFMLATRTVCEIKSEPSDDAPSVDGDSDSEVSDAVTLSQLKNRLLTKRKKSIPTDEKPVEDESDLNEPLINLKSKHLKATRAKRRRLNLSAISSATIKVAIKSEENLVSEGSEQAGGELTPLIRVKLEAPDADQLGSHNEIPFASSTGQKEVVNPVQMTVLSEHDRKVLSFAVGCKECLTNEMSHDHLEDIEPISIKNEGNVSLGTLESECKKLLGAALAEIAKPKENPDSCSPVAFFSDNTDADVSCHSSSSSVIEDMPDECSSSFQVPDIPIDHCITPPQGYNSVLFEGEADAHPLSELNDSLSSPGKNHGSKPGSIETSTTKENPTSMDTTVDVERLSTSSFDTVLRNDLDSEGQTEDELLIPLDKKNSEYSVTCTENEYSLDDRTCDNAETISKPEQHQFPERLFSTHKALSPSSQEQLCLVMNSVEIGSDADQSINYGCKEKLFENQTGKKPSSLRLEVRDEKKTVNQSQRKFVICPRNIRKRSLIPKGNLEGPRFSRTLPNLSTGCTSVQGCSESAVAFSQRQMHDMESVALKLMNELKSMKDIVEQKLLFEAYRNASLKNDADEVKSAIDNAVKAEERAKKWMSMMARDCNRFCKIMVSQKMTADSTPSSKDSFPKVERKIMFADEAGGKLCHVRFFNGSTASPASDAVEQ, encoded by the exons ATGGAGCTGAGGAGTTGCAGTGGTAAGCATTTCATCCAAACTATTAGGGGAGGATTGGTCATTAAAGTTTGCAATTCCAATGCCAATGGAAGGACAGTGGCTCGAACAAAGATTTTAAACGATGTATATGTCAGTGAAGATGCCAAAAGACTACAAAAGCCTCCTTCAGGTTCGATGTTGGATTATAAACCAGTGAAACTCGAACGTCCGTGTTTTATGTTGGCTACTAGGACAGTATGTGAAATAAAATCTGAACCTAGTGATGATGCTCCTAGTGTTGATGGGGATTCAGACAGTGAAGTTAGTGATGCTGTCACATTGTCACAGCTCAAGAATAGGTTATTGACAAAGAGAAAGAAGTCTATTCCCACTGATGAGAAACCTGTGGAAGATGAATCTGATCTTAATGAGCCACTTATCAATTTGAAATCAAAGCATTTAAAGGCCACACGGGCTAAAAGGAGACGCCTGAATCTAAGTGCTATTTCATCTGCAACCATTAAAGTAGCTATTAAATCTGAAGAGAATTTGGTGTCTGAAGGTTCTGAGCAAGCTGGTGGTGAACTAACTCCACTTATTCGTGTCAAACTTGAGGCTCCAGATGCTGACCAATTAGGAAGCCACAATGAAATTCCTTTTGCCTCATCTACTGGTCAAAAGGAGGTGGTAAATCCTGTTCAGATGACAGTTCTATCTGAACATGACAGAAAAGTATTGTCTTTTGCCGTCGGATGTAAAGAGTGTCTAACTAATGAGATGTCTCATGATCATTTGGAGGATATTGAACCTATTTCCATTAAGAATGAAGGGAACGTCAGTTTGGGAACTCTGGAATCTGAATGCAAGAAGTTGCTGGGTGCTGCACTAGCAGAAATCGCAAAGCCAAAAGAGAATCCAGATTCATGTTCTCCAGTAGCTTTTTTTTCTGATAATACAGATGCAGATGTGTCTTGTCATTCTAGTAGTTCTTCGGTTATTGAAGATATGCCTGATGAATGTAGTTCTAGTTTCCAGGTCCCTGATATACCTATTGATCATTGCATCACACCTCCTCAGGGATATAACTCAGTCCTATTTGAGGGTGAAGCGGATGCACATCCTCTCTCTGAGCTAAATGATTCCCTGAGTAGCCCTGGAAAGAACCATGGCTCCAAACCAGGTTCCATTGAAACCTCAACTACTAAGGAAAATCCCACTTCCATGGATACTACTGTTGATGTGGAGAGACTTTCAACATCTTCCTTTGATACTGTTTTGAGGAATGACTTAGATTCTGAAGGTCAAACTGAAGATGAGTTATTGATACCTCTGGACAAGAAGAATTCAGAATATTCAGTAACTTGTACTGAAAATGAGTATTCTTTAGATGACAGAACTTGTGATAATGCTGAAACAATTTCAAAACCAGAGCAACACCAGTTTCCTGAAAGACTCTTTTCCACCCATAAG GCCTTGTCTCCATCTTCTCAAGAGCAATTGTGCTTGGTGATGAATTCTGTTGAAATCGGGAGTGATGCTGATCAAAGTA TTAATTATGGATGCAAGGAGAAGCTCTTTGAAAATCAGACAGGAAAGAAGCCTTCATCTCTGAGATTAGAGGTTCGGGACGAAAAAAAAACCGTGAATCAAAGCCAGCGGAAATTCGTTATATGTCCCAGAAACATCAGAAAGAGATCACTGATACCCAAAGGCAACCTTGAGGGACCTCGTTTCTCACGTACTTTACCTAACCTCAGTACTGGCTGCACCTCTGTTCAAGGTTGTTCTGAAAGTGCTGTTGCATTCTCACAGAGACAGATGCATGACATGGAGTCTGTTGCACTAAAACTGATGAATGAGTTGAAGTCGATGAAAGACATTGTGGAACAAAAATTGCTTTTTGAGGCATACCGCAATGCTTCCTTAAAAAATGATGCCGATGAG GTAAAATCAGCCATTGATAATGCTGTAAAAGCTGAAGAAAGGGCTAAAAAGTGGATGTCTATGATGGCCAGAGACTGCAACAGATTTTGTAAAATAATGGTCAGTCAG AAAATGACGGCGGACAGCACACCATCTTCAAAAGATAGTTTCCCGAAGGTGGAGAGGAAGATCATGTTTGCTGATGAAGCTGGTGGGAAGCTATGTCATGTCAGATTTTTTAATGGCAGCACTGCCTCTCCAGCTTCTGATGCTGTGGAACAATGA
- the LOC121760486 gene encoding transcription repressor OFP8-like, with amino-acid sequence MVKPPQKVLSPLNSKSFDISFPATPVPPPSTPSDASTKHKPKSKKWNKEGEEKVMLEESLEVVVVVVKKSVNPYEDFKKSMSEMILHPKELEQLLMTFLSLNSTMHHKVIIHAFTHIFNQLML; translated from the coding sequence ATGGTAAAACCCCCTCAGAAGGTGCTCTCCCCTCTCAACTCCAAATCATTCGACATTTCCTTCCCGGCCACTCCCGTCCCTCCACCATCCACTCCCTCCGACGcttcaacaaaacacaaaccgAAATCCAAAAAATGGAACAAGGAAGGAGAGGAGAAGGTGATGTTGGAGGAGAGcttggaggtggtggtggtggtggtgaagaAGTCTGTGAATCCGTACGAGGATTTCAAGAAATCGATGTCCGAGATGATCCTCCACCCCAAAGAGCTGGAGCAGCTGCTCATGACCTTCCTCTCCCTCAACTCAACAATGCATCACAAAGTTATTATACATGCTTTCACACACATTTTCAACCAACTTATGTTGTGA